From Octadecabacter arcticus 238, a single genomic window includes:
- a CDS encoding replication protein — MKRSISSSVLRKKSAETAEALPKDVVSDPVQEAITAAPEPATGLKPRMGGSGSAWKAGALSDTQVLLNEKRAQIVEHILQGKHELELDPTQIIDEIGTDRRDDWIDQDAFNSLLESIEKNGQDTPIQIWSVDPHWQPDPLDPENCTGVPFFLITGRRRHAIAQKLGRPVRAILASPEKRGVSDDQFEMLFMRFRENEERENLGAFERLLSVGQMFDRYETANPDKKVTAVGFASIIGVHESHVSRGKAVLKARDEILHACKNVYGLSHRELEKVVADLVKRPVKAAKGTTKTKKLTIIRKFGREKLSVSSQGGKLSISAAGIDLDKQSLEGLGDMIAAYLQEHGSKK, encoded by the coding sequence ATGAAGCGCTCGATCAGTAGCTCTGTCTTACGCAAAAAATCAGCTGAGACCGCTGAGGCTCTACCAAAAGACGTTGTAAGTGATCCTGTTCAGGAAGCCATAACTGCCGCACCTGAGCCCGCCACAGGTTTGAAACCTAGGATGGGCGGCTCAGGCAGCGCTTGGAAAGCGGGAGCCCTTAGCGACACTCAAGTCCTTCTGAACGAGAAGCGTGCGCAGATCGTAGAGCATATTCTACAAGGGAAGCATGAGCTGGAACTTGATCCCACCCAAATCATAGATGAGATTGGGACGGATAGACGAGATGACTGGATAGATCAGGACGCTTTCAACTCCCTGCTTGAAAGCATTGAGAAAAATGGACAAGACACACCGATTCAGATATGGTCAGTCGATCCACATTGGCAACCCGATCCACTAGATCCAGAGAACTGTACTGGCGTTCCATTTTTTCTAATCACTGGCCGTAGACGGCATGCCATTGCTCAGAAGCTCGGTCGACCTGTCAGGGCCATTTTGGCATCGCCGGAGAAGAGAGGCGTTTCAGACGATCAGTTTGAGATGCTATTCATGCGCTTCAGGGAAAATGAAGAGCGCGAAAACCTTGGTGCTTTCGAGCGTCTTCTATCGGTTGGCCAGATGTTTGATCGCTATGAAACTGCCAACCCTGACAAAAAGGTAACCGCTGTTGGATTTGCAAGCATCATCGGCGTGCATGAAAGCCACGTTTCGAGGGGGAAGGCGGTATTGAAGGCGCGCGATGAGATCTTGCACGCGTGCAAGAATGTCTATGGGCTTAGCCATCGAGAGCTCGAGAAAGTTGTCGCTGATCTGGTAAAAAGGCCGGTTAAGGCGGCTAAAGGTACAACCAAAACGAAGAAGCTAACAATCATACGCAAGTTTGGTAGGGAGAAGCTTTCTGTCTCATCACAAGGCGGAAAGCTATCGATCAGTGCTGCGGGAATAGATTTGGACAAGCAGAGCCTAGAAGGCTTAGGCGACATGATCGCAGCTTATCTACAAGAACACGGGTCGAAGAAATGA
- the repC gene encoding plasmid replication protein RepC: MKHNGWRKPTPGLVVAEKHAQAGEQLSIPKSQATSATKRVAATIGLQAQDLLLLDTFAAFTQPQDWEQGRRPIVWASNNFLMEQTGFSLSTLRRHVRRLAELGLIWIKDSPNGKRYGHRDQDGVIVEAYGFDLAPLAARAEEFEALYAQLKEERQFCASLRNVITVTRRMIRAKIEKALESGLRGPWRKLQEEFAVLLLGLPKRTTTSHKLMDIADWFKDFKDRVEKAFEAAFEWPEESDEKSPLKEASVPSSVVLIDVDMAPTGVSSATHILTTNQPHLVNSNCFEKKHAVGIELEPPTPERVERPEDVGIDIKWSTHTKKRKSDIDIPTLMLTCPHFAEMARGMEGYIRNWDDLHRAAGKMRGMVGISENAWNVSQRALGPTVASAAIALIFDKHSTGEVKSPGGYLRGMVEKARAGELHLDRSFYGRLSEKVGVR, encoded by the coding sequence ATGAAACATAACGGATGGCGCAAGCCAACTCCGGGCCTTGTAGTCGCTGAAAAGCATGCACAAGCCGGTGAACAGCTGTCGATACCTAAATCACAGGCAACCAGTGCGACCAAAAGGGTCGCTGCAACGATCGGATTGCAGGCCCAGGACCTGCTTCTGCTCGATACCTTTGCTGCTTTCACGCAGCCACAAGACTGGGAGCAGGGTAGGCGGCCTATTGTTTGGGCTTCGAACAATTTTTTGATGGAACAGACTGGGTTCTCCCTGTCGACGCTGAGACGTCATGTGCGCCGGTTGGCGGAGCTTGGCCTCATCTGGATCAAGGATAGCCCCAACGGCAAGCGCTACGGACACAGAGACCAGGACGGGGTTATCGTAGAGGCTTATGGCTTCGATCTGGCACCGCTCGCGGCGCGTGCGGAAGAGTTTGAGGCTCTCTACGCCCAGCTGAAGGAAGAACGTCAGTTCTGTGCGTCCCTGAGGAACGTCATCACAGTTACGCGGCGCATGATCCGTGCAAAGATCGAAAAGGCCCTAGAGAGCGGGCTACGCGGCCCGTGGCGCAAATTGCAGGAAGAATTTGCTGTGTTGCTGCTGGGGCTCCCCAAGCGCACCACAACGTCTCATAAGCTTATGGACATCGCTGACTGGTTCAAAGACTTCAAAGATCGGGTTGAGAAAGCTTTCGAAGCAGCCTTCGAGTGGCCTGAGGAATCGGATGAAAAATCACCTCTTAAGGAAGCATCGGTTCCATCAAGTGTTGTGTTAATTGATGTAGATATGGCACCCACAGGTGTCTCTAGTGCCACCCACATACTAACTACAAATCAACCTCATCTTGTAAATAGTAACTGCTTCGAAAAAAAGCACGCGGTGGGCATAGAGCTTGAACCACCGACACCTGAACGGGTTGAGAGGCCAGAAGATGTCGGTATTGATATCAAATGGAGCACGCATACCAAGAAACGCAAATCTGATATTGATATCCCGACGTTAATGCTGACCTGTCCGCACTTTGCTGAGATGGCACGCGGGATGGAGGGGTACATTCGAAACTGGGATGACCTCCACCGAGCCGCAGGAAAGATGCGTGGGATGGTGGGGATATCAGAGAACGCCTGGAATGTGTCGCAACGCGCGCTTGGACCAACTGTTGCCTCTGCAGCTATCGCTCTAATCTTTGATAAACACTCAACTGGAGAGGTTAAATCGCCCGGTGGCTATCTGCGCGGGATGGTCGAGAAGGCGCGGGCAGGCGAGTTGCATCTGGATCGTAGTTTCTACGGCCGTTTGAGTGAAAAGGTCGGGGTTCGTTGA
- a CDS encoding type II toxin-antitoxin system ParD family antitoxin — translation MVTRNVVLTESQDELVQGLISSGRYQNASEALRAGLRLLEREEAGLIELRNGLRLGLAQIESGDLAEGTGADAIRRAFGKARSGT, via the coding sequence ATGGTTACACGCAATGTCGTACTGACAGAGTCCCAAGATGAGCTGGTGCAAGGCCTGATTTCGTCGGGACGATACCAAAATGCGAGCGAAGCTCTGCGCGCAGGTTTACGGCTTCTTGAGCGCGAGGAAGCTGGTTTGATCGAGCTTCGAAATGGATTGCGGCTGGGTCTCGCACAGATCGAATCTGGAGACCTCGCCGAAGGGACTGGGGCCGACGCCATTCGACGTGCCTTTGGTAAGGCCCGTTCGGGAACTTGA
- a CDS encoding type II toxin-antitoxin system RelE/ParE family toxin: protein MTRSFRLTRKAEDSLVDIARWTIEQFGARQADLYETELVAKCEALARGDAVSRSCAILVDDEMELRYARAGEHFVVFLERSAEVLVVDILHSRSDLPRHIAALGALKNDGSN from the coding sequence TTGACCCGTTCATTTAGACTGACAAGGAAGGCTGAAGACAGCTTGGTCGATATCGCGCGTTGGACGATTGAGCAGTTTGGTGCACGACAGGCCGATCTCTATGAGACCGAACTGGTCGCGAAATGCGAAGCACTTGCGCGCGGTGATGCCGTATCTCGTAGTTGTGCCATCCTTGTCGATGACGAAATGGAGTTGCGCTACGCGAGGGCAGGAGAGCATTTTGTCGTATTCTTGGAACGCTCTGCTGAGGTCTTGGTTGTGGATATCTTGCATTCGCGAAGCGATTTACCCCGCCACATCGCTGCTTTGGGAGCACTCAAAAATGACGGGTCGAACTAG
- a CDS encoding IS6 family transposase: MIDFKGTHFPKDVILFAIFFYLRYPVSYRDLEEIMEERGVDVDHGTLDRWVVKFAPLLATQAQSRKKPTAESWRMDETYIKVKGKWTYYYRAVDNTGKTLDFMLSERRNKAAARRFFKRAIGTNGVPDRVVIDKSGANLAGLESVNVILKFMGSGNTIKILQVKYLNNIIEQDHRFVKRITGPMLGFKAFHSAEATLAGIETAHMIRKGQLHANSLTAFQQFAALAA, encoded by the coding sequence ATGATCGATTTCAAGGGTACGCACTTCCCGAAGGACGTGATCCTTTTCGCGATCTTTTTCTATCTACGCTACCCGGTCTCCTACCGTGATCTTGAAGAGATCATGGAGGAACGCGGCGTTGATGTTGATCATGGGACACTTGACCGTTGGGTGGTTAAGTTTGCGCCGCTGCTGGCGACACAAGCGCAGTCGCGTAAGAAGCCGACTGCAGAATCTTGGCGTATGGATGAAACCTACATCAAGGTTAAAGGCAAATGGACCTACTATTACCGCGCTGTCGACAACACGGGGAAAACCCTTGATTTCATGCTGTCTGAGCGTCGCAACAAGGCAGCAGCCCGTCGATTCTTCAAGCGCGCGATTGGCACGAACGGCGTGCCTGACCGTGTTGTCATCGACAAGAGCGGCGCCAATCTGGCGGGTCTGGAAAGCGTCAATGTAATTCTGAAGTTCATGGGCTCCGGCAACACGATCAAGATCCTGCAGGTCAAATACCTCAACAACATCATCGAACAGGATCATCGCTTCGTAAAGAGGATCACGGGGCCGATGCTAGGCTTCAAGGCCTTCCATTCTGCCGAGGCGACCTTGGCTGGAATCGAGACTGCGCACATGATCCGAAAGGGGCAGCTCCATGCCAACAGTCTCACCGCGTTTCAGCAGTTTGCGGCGCTCGCAGCATAA
- a CDS encoding helix-turn-helix domain-containing protein: MFAQKALPHYEQTGKPKNFATEPANALLLLDDGKSCQVIAEFLYLDDDTVRGWHKTYRENGWDALAADGWKGGQSRMAADQEAALCDWLDGRFCHSSVEIRAHVSTKFGLRYSHSGCIKLLARLGFEYRKPKALPRVVSAEKQAAFMVLSQSFLSFAVTRNGAIFCGQP, encoded by the coding sequence ATGTTTGCCCAAAAAGCATTGCCCCATTACGAACAGACGGGAAAGCCCAAAAACTTTGCGACAGAACCTGCAAATGCGCTTCTTTTGCTGGATGATGGGAAGTCCTGTCAGGTAATCGCGGAATTTCTATATTTGGACGACGACACCGTTCGCGGCTGGCACAAAACCTATCGTGAAAACGGCTGGGATGCGCTTGCAGCTGATGGCTGGAAAGGCGGTCAATCTCGTATGGCCGCTGATCAAGAGGCGGCATTATGCGACTGGCTGGACGGCCGCTTCTGCCACTCGTCGGTTGAGATAAGAGCCCACGTTTCAACAAAATTTGGCCTGCGCTACTCGCACTCTGGCTGCATCAAGCTTCTTGCCCGGTTGGGGTTTGAATATCGCAAGCCCAAGGCCCTGCCGCGCGTTGTCTCTGCTGAAAAGCAGGCAGCATTTATGGTTCTGTCGCAAAGTTTTTTGTCTTTCGCGGTGACGCGTAATGGCGCAATATTTTGTGGGCAACCATAA
- a CDS encoding IS6 family transposase, whose amino-acid sequence MIDFKGMHFPKDVILFAVFFYLRYPVSYRDLEEIMEERGVDVDHGTLNRWVVKFAPLLATQAQARKKPTAVSWRMDETYIKVKGKWTYYYRAVDNTGKTLDFMLSERRDKAAARRFFKRAIGTNGVPDRVVIDKSGANLAGLQSVNVILKFTGSGNTIKILQVKYLNNIIEQDHRFVKRITGPMLGFKAFHSAEATLAGIETAHMIRKGQLHANGLTAFQQFAALAA is encoded by the coding sequence ATGATCGATTTCAAGGGTATGCACTTCCCGAAGGACGTGATCCTTTTCGCGGTCTTCTTTTATCTTCGCTACCCGGTCTCATACCGTGATCTTGAAGAGATCATGGAGGAGCGTGGCGTTGATGTTGATCATGGGACGCTGAACCGTTGGGTAGTTAAGTTTGCGCCGCTGCTGGCGACACAAGCGCAAGCCCGGAAGAAGCCAACTGCAGTATCTTGGCGCATGGACGAAACATACATCAAGGTTAAGGGCAAATGGACCTACTATTACCGGGCGGTCGACAACACAGGGAAAACCCTTGATTTTATGCTGTCTGAGCGTCGCGACAAGGCGGCAGCCCGCCGATTTTTCAAGCGCGCAATTGGCACGAACGGCGTGCCTGACCGTGTTGTCATCGACAAAAGCGGCGCTAATCTGGCGGGTCTGCAAAGCGTCAATGTGATCCTGAAGTTCACGGGCTCCGGCAACACAATCAAGATCCTGCAGGTCAAATACCTCAACAACATCATCGAACAGGATCATCGCTTCGTAAAACGGATTACGGGGCCGATGCTTGGCTTCAAGGCCTTCCATTCTGCCGAGGCGACACTGGCTGGGATCGAGACCGCGCACATGATCCGAAAGGGGCAGCTCCATGCCAACGGCCTTACCGCGTTTCAGCAATTTGCGGCGCTCGCAGCGTAA